In one window of Henckelia pumila isolate YLH828 chromosome 1, ASM3356847v2, whole genome shotgun sequence DNA:
- the LOC140860557 gene encoding LIM domain-containing protein WLIM2b-like yields MAHYGTTQKCKACDKTVHFAEMMSADGVAYHKTCFKCSHCSGRLAMSNYSAVDGNLYCKPHFEQLFKETGSFTSKKLTPPSAKQGEQLERTPSKVSSFFSGTQEKCAVCKKTVYPLEKVTVEGEFYHKSCFRCAHGGCFITPSSYAALDGILYCKPHFAQLFKEKGSYSHLTKTTSLKKNALLLEQEHEQQPQQPPHEEPSSEVAQE; encoded by the exons ATGGCTCATTATGGGACGACTCAGAAATGCAAGGCATGCGATAAAACTGTACATTTTGCTGAGATGATGTCTGCTGATGGAGTTGCTTATCACAAGACTTGCTTTAAATGCAGTCATTGCAGTGGACGTCTTGCG ATGAGCAACTATTCAGCTGTTGATGGAAACTTATACTGCAAACCTCATTTTGAACAACTCTTCAAAGAAACTGGAAGCTTCACTTCTAAAAAGCTTACTCCACCAT CTGCCAAGCAAGGAGAGCAACTG GAGAGAACACCTAGTAAAGTATCGTCTTTCTTCTCCGGCACGCAAGAAAAATGTGCAGTATGCAAGAAGACCGTCTACCCACTGGAGAAG GTAACAGTAGAGGGAGAATTCTACCACAAATCATGCTTCAGATGTGCTCATGGAGGCTGCTTCATCACACCTTCGTCGTACGCCGCTTTGGACGGGATCCTCTACTGCAAGCCTCACTTCGCCCAGCTCTTCAAGGAGAAGGGAAGCTACTCTCATCTCACCAAGACTACTTCCCTAAAGAAAAATGCATTGCTTCTGGAACAGGAACATGAACAGCAACCGCAGCAGCCTCCGCACGAGGAGCCTTCGTCGGAGGTCGCTCAGGAGTAA
- the LOC140880432 gene encoding DEAD-box ATP-dependent RNA helicase 8-like, protein MNHNNTRGWYPPGIGNGRGGGTLNPNPNFHNRNPHYSQMQPPYPQRTVQNQQPQQWMRRNPGASTVSNEIENTVQAEAIGSISRDWKAQLMIPPPDTRYKTEDVTATKGNEFEDYFLKRELLMGIYEKGFERPSPIQEESIPIALTGSDILARAKNGTGKTAAFCIPVLEKIDPDNNVIQAVILVPTRELALQTSQVCKELGKHLEIQVMVTTGGTSLKDDIRRLYQPVHLLVGTPGRIVDLTKKGICILKDCLMLVMDEADKLLSPEFQPSIAQLIAFLPRNRQILMYSATFPVTVQDFKDRYLHKPYVINLMDELTLKGITQYYAFVEERQKVHCLNTLFSKLQINQSIIFCNSVNRVELLAKKITELGYSCFYIHAKMLQDHRNRVFHDFRNGACRNLVCTDLFTRGIDIQAVNVVINFDFPKNSETYLHRVGRSGRFGHLGLAVNLITYEDRFKLYRIEQELGTEIKQIPPFIDQAVYCQ, encoded by the exons ATGAATCACAATAACACGCGAGGATGGTATCCACCAGGGATCGGCAATGGCCGCGGCGGCGGAACCTTAAACCCGAACCCTAATTTTCACAACAGGAACCCGCATTACTCGCAAATGCAGCCACCGTACCCTCAACGGACGGTACAGAATCAGCAGCCGCAGCAGTGGATGCGGCGGAACCCTGGCGCCTCCACTGTTTCTAATGAAATCGAAAATACTGTTCAGGCTGAGGCCATCGGTTCCAT TTCAAGAGATTGGAAGGCTCAATTGATGATTCCGCCACCTGATACCCGGTATAAGACTGAG GATGTAACTGCAACAAAAGGAAATGAGTTTGAAGATTACTTTCTGAAACGTGAACTGTTGATGGGAATATACGAGAAGGGGTTTGAGAGGCCTTCTCCCATCCAGGAAGAGAGTATCCCGATTGCTCTTACCGGTAGCGACATCCTTGCCCGGGCTAAAAATGGTACCGGGAAAACTGCTGCATTTTGCATTCCTGTATTGGAAAAAATTGATCCAGATAACAATGTCATTCAAG CTGTTATATTAGTACCAACTAGAGAATTAGCACTTCAGACATCTCAAGTCTGTAAGGAACTAGGAAAGCACTTGGAAATTCAAGTGATGGTGACCACAGGAGGAACCAGCCTGAAGGATGATATCAGGAGATTGTATCAACCTGTCCATTTACTGGTTGGAACTCCGGGGAGGATAGTTGATCTGACCAAAAAAGGAATATGCATTTTGAAGGATTGTTTGATGCTTGTTATGGATGAG GCGGATAAGCTTTTATCTCCTGAGTTTCAACCTTCCATAGCGCAGCTGATAGCTTTTCTTCCTCGGAATCGGCAAATTTTGATGTATTCGGCAACATTTCCAGTGACCGTTCAAGATTTTAAAGACAGATATTTGCATAAACCTTATGTCATTAATTTAATGGACGAACTCACACTCAAAGGTATTACCCAGTATTATGCTTTTGTAGAAGAAAGACAGAAAGTTCATTGCCTGAATACGCTTTTCTCTAAG CTGCAAATTAACCAGTCAATAATCTTTTGCAATTCCGTGAATCGAGTGGAGTTGCTAGCAAAGAAAATCACTGAGTTGGGTTATTCTTGCTTCTATATACATGCTAAGATGCTGCAAGATCATCGCAACAGGGTTTTTCATGACTTCCGAAACGGTGCTTGCAGGAATCTTGTTTGCACTG ATTTATTTACGAGAGGAATAGACATACAAGCTGTCAACGTCGTCATCAATTTTGATTTTCCTAAGAATTCAGAAACTTATCTTCACAGG GTGGGTCGCTCGGGGAGATTTGGGCATCTCGGATTGGCTGTCAATTTGATCACTTACGAAGACCGTTTCAAACT GTACAGGATTGAGCAGGAGCTGGGtacagaaataaaacaaattccTCCTTTTATTGATCAAGCTGTCTACTGTCAGTGA